In the Deferribacter desulfuricans SSM1 genome, AATGACCTTAACCATTTAACTCTGACTCAATTGCCTCTCTTACAGCGACCAATAGCTCACCAGTTTTTTTATCCTGAGATGAAATTGGTGGTAATATCTTTATTTCAACCTTCTGAAAAGGGTTAATTTTTTTACTATCTTTTCTTAATACTTTATCAGTTCCTTTTATCACAAAAGGCAGTATATCAAGATTTGACCTTTTTGCTAAAATAAAACCACCCTGTTTAAATTCTTGTAATTTACCATCTTTAGATCTTGTGCCTTCAGGAAACATAAGAATAGAATCCCCTTCTTTTAATAACTTAGAAGCTGCTATAAGACTTTTTAAAGCTTCTCTAGGATTTTCTCTATTAACCGGTATAAAATCCATCCTTTTTAAAACCCAACCAAAAAATGGTAAACTAAATAGCTCCTTTTTAGCCATAAAAACTACTTTGTCTTTTAATGCAACAAAAACTAAAAAAATGTCAAAATAACTTAAATGATTCCCCATCACTATGTAGTTTTTCTTGAAATCAATATTTTCTAATCCGGAAACTTTGTACTTAGTAAAAGTACTTTTTAGACACCAAACTCCCCAGTAATAACCAAGCTTCCTATAAAAACTTCTATTACTAAATTTTATTCTAAAAATTTCAAACGGTGCACCAATAATTATAATCAAAGCGGTACAGATGTATAAGGCTAACCAACAATATAAACTAAGAATCACTTATTTTCTCCTTAATCGCCTCACTAATATCTGTAAGGATAGAGGCAAATAAAGGGTTATTAAATATACACTCTTTCATTTTATCCACATCAACTTTTAATTGAATCATTAAACCAAACACATTTATTAATTCTGAAGCACTTTTACCTAAGATATGAGCACCTATCACTCTATTACTTTTCTTATCAAAAATAACTTTAATAATCCCCTTTGAATAACCCAGTATTGCCGATTTTTCAACATCAGCATAATTGTACTTAACTACGCCATAATCATATTTTTGATTTTTAGCCTCAATCTCCGTTAAACCTATGCCAGCTATTTCAGGATCTGAATAGATAAGTTTTGGTATTATTACATTTTTATAACTTTTCTTACCACCCAATATATTTTCACACACTATTTCCGAAGATTTATATGACCAATTTACAAACATATTAAAGCCAGTCGCATCACCAATCACATAAACTGACTTATTTGTAGTTTGAAGATATCTGTTCAATTTGATATTTCCATCTTTTGTTAATTTAATCTGAGCATTTTCTAACTTTAAATTGTCGATATTAGGTTTTCTACCAATTGCTACAAAAATTTCATTTGTTTCAATTTGCTCGCCATTACATAAAAATATAATCGTTTTATTACCTATTTTTTCTATTTTGTCAGGGTAACAATTTTTTAAAACTTCTACCCCATCCTTTTTTATATTATCTTCAAACTTTTTAACTATAAAGTCATCGAAATCTTTTAATAATCTATCATTTTTTTCTATAATAATTACTTGTGAACCAAACCTTTTAAAAATCATTGCAATTTCTACACCGATATAGCCACCACCGATAATTGCAATCTTTTCAGGTATAGATTTTACATTAAGAAAATTCTCTAAACTTAAAAAGTTTATTTTGTTAGTGGTTTTTAGATTTATAGGATTTGATCCTGTGGCTATTATAAGATTTTCAAAAAAAAACTCTTTGCCATCTGCTAACACACTTTTTTCACTAGCAAATTCCGCTTCTGAATGGCAAATATCAATGTTTTGATGATTAGATATTTCATTAATAAAAGTTTTTGATAACTTATTCCTTATATTATCAATTTGTTTTTTTAATTTCTTCAAATCTATAGAAACATCTTTTGCATCAATATTTAAAAAATTTCTTATTTTGCTTTGAAAGATATCATACAAATAACTATAATACAAAACAGAATTGGATAAAACACTCCCCTTTTGTAAATAGCTTGCACCAATACTGGAATCTATAATTAACAACTTTTTCCCAAAATCAGCTAATCTCTTAGCTGAAGCTATACCAGCAGGACCAGCACCAAGAATAATTACATCATATTTATTCATTTATGTACCAATTTCCCATGAAGAGAGATACTCTTTTTGTTCCTCAGTTAATTCATCAATTGTTATACCCATTGTCTCTAATTTTGTAAAAGCAATATCATCCTCAATCTCTTTAGGTAACACATAAACTTTTTTATCTAATTTACCTTTGTTTTTCAAAACGTATTCAGAAGCCAAAGCTTGAGTAGCAAAACTCATATCCATAACATTTGCCGGATGCCCTTCGGCAGCGCCAAGATTTACCAATCTTCCTTCAGCCAATAAATACAATTTTCTACCATCTTTTAAAACATATTCATCTACAAAATTTCTAACATTTTTATTTATTTCTGTAGCCAAACTTTCTAATGCAGGGATATCTATTTCTACATCGAAATGCCCAGAATTACAAATATAACAACCATCTTTCATTACTTCAAAATGCTCTCTTCTCAAAACATGTATATCTCCAGTTACAGTACAAACAATATCAGCCTCTTTAACTGCATCAATCATTTTCATCACTCTAAAACCATCCATTGCTGCTTCTAACGCACGAATTGGGTTTACTTCTGTAACAATAACATTTGCTCCCATCCCCCTTGCTCTTTCTGCCAAACCTCTACCACACCATCCATAACCTGCTACAACAAAAACTTTCCCAGCTAAAAGCACATCTGTAGCTCTTATAATCCCATCCAATGTAGACTGCCCTGTACCATACCTATTGTCAAACATAAATTTTGTTTGAACATCATTTACAGCTATAACAGGAAATTTTAATACTCCATCTTTCTCCATAGCTTTTAATCTAATTACACCTGTGGTAGTCTCTTCCATACTACCTAAGATTTGTCCATGTAACTCAGGATAATTCTTTAAGATTTCGCTAACCAGATCAGCACCATCATCCATAGTAATATTTGGTGAATGCTCTATAGCGCTTTTTATATGTTTATAATAACTTTCGTTATCTTCACCTTTTATAGCAAAAACAGGTATTTCAAAATCCTTCACAAGTGATGCGGCTACATCATCTTGAGTAGATAGAGGATTAGATGCACATAAAACAACATCTGCTCCACCAGCTTTCAAAGTCCTAACTAAATTTGCTGTTTCAGCAGTAACATGCAAACAGCATGACATTTTAATGCTATCTAAAGGCTTTTCCTTTTCAAATCTATCTCTAATTTTTCTCAAAACAGGCATATCTTTATCAGCCCACAAAATCCTCTTTTTACCAATTTCTGCAAGTCCTATATCTTTTATATCAAAATCCATTTAAATCCCCCTTAATAGTTTAGGTTTAGGCTCCCAATTTTCCAGCTAGCTCTTTAAGCTCATCAGCTTTGTTTGTTTGCTCCCAGCTAAATTCTTTCCTACCAAAATGCCCATAAGCTGCAGTTTGTTTATAAATCGGTTTTCTCAAATCAAGAGCTTCTATAATACCTTTTGGAGTTAAATCAAAAACTTGTTTTACAATTTTTTCGATCTCTTCATCTGGGATTATACCTGTCCCAAAAGTGTTAACCATAATAGATACAGGATAAGCAACCCCTATTGCATAAGCAAGCTGTATCTCACACCTTCTTGCTAAACCTGCTGCAACTATATTTTTTGCTACCCATCTTGCTGCATAAGCTGCACTTCTATCCACTTTTGATGGATCTTTTCCACTAAAACATCCACCACCATGTCTTCCTACACCACCATAAGTGTCAACAATAATTTTTCTACCCGTAAGACCACAATCCCCCATAGGTCCACCTATTACAAATCTACCGGTAGGGTTTATATGATATGTCACATGCTCCTCATCAAGCAGCTCTTGAGGAACAACTGGCTTTATCACTTTCTCAATAACATCCTCTTTTAAATCTTTTAACTTAACATCTGGGGAGTGCTGAGTTGAAACAACTATAGTATCAATTTTTACAGGTTTAAACCCTTCATACTGTATCGTTACCTGCGATTTACCATCTGGTCTTAAATAATCTAATATACCTTGTTTCCTTACTACACTCAGTTGCTTACATATTTTATGAGCTAACATAATAGGTAAAGGCATCAGCTCCTCGGTTTCGTCACAAGCAAAACCAAACATTAACCCCTGATCACCAGCGCCACCAGTATCAACTCCCATAGCAATATCAGGTGATTGCTTATCTATTGTTGTTATTACGGCACAAGTTTCATAATCAAAACCATATTTTGCACGGGTATAACCTATCTCTTTTATTGTTTCCCTCACTAAACCAGGAATATCAACATAAGTTCTTGTGGTAATTTCTCCAGCTACAACTGCTAAACCAGTTGTAACCATAGTTTCACATGCTACCCTACTATATGGATCATCTTTTAACATAGCATCTAATATTGCATCGGAAATCTGATCAGCGACCTTATCTGGATGCCCCTCTGTCACAGATTCTGAAGTAAAAACATATTTTTTTCTTTCCATTCTAACTAACCCCTTTTTCTTTTTTATATTCCTTTATAATTTGATTCATTCTATCCTTACCTTTTAATTTAGTTAATTTTATCTCTTTAATTTTAATTTCAACTTCAGGAGGAAAATATTTTAAACTGTATAATGCTTCAAGATCTTGTTCTAACCTAATATGTTCTTCGAATAATTTTTTAAACTCTTCATTATTTTTTAATAATTCTTTAATTACGCTATCATTATTATTCAGCATATTTCACCCCTTAATTAATTTCATTAATTTAGCATGTCTGTTAAGTCCATAATAATGTTTTCTAAAATTATATTCTAAAAACCCAAAACTTGTGTATAATTTTATAGCTTTCTCATTATTTGATTCCACTTCTAAATAGTAATACAAAGCATCAGTATTATTCAATACAAAATCAAGCAACTTTCTTCCAACCCCTTTACCTTGGAAAGATTTTTTAACAGCTATATTTGCTATTTCTACCTCCTCTCCCAAATCCCAGTAGATAACAAACCCTATAATCTGCTCTTCTTCATATACATAAACATATGATGTTGAACTTTCCAATTCATTTTCAAAACTTTCTAATGACCATGGATCATCATACACTTCCACTTCAATATTGTAAATATCTTCCAAATCGTTATGCGTTGCTAGCCTTATCAAAGTTTATCTCTGCCTGAGATTTCCTCATATAAAAAGGATTATAACTTACTATAAATTGTTCAAAATTTTTATTCATTATAGAATAAGTCAAAGGTATCTCTAAATCAGAAAGGTTTATAGCTTCTTCACTTATTTCTTTGATATCTTTCACTAAATATTCACTAAAATTCATTGTAGAAAAATCATAGCTCCTAACTGCATACTCATTTAATCTTAACTTATATTTTAATGTAAACTTATCTTTTAAATAAAATTTGTTAATAACCAGTGCTGTAGCATCTAAAGAGGTTATTCCATAAAGACTCTTATCTTGAGATAATGCCAAACCTAATAATGTTGATACCCCAATTCTTATACCAGTAAAAGATCCAGGACCAGAAACAACATAAAAAACTTCTATATCGTTTATTGAAATGTTAATCTTTTTAAGAACAAAATCTAAATAATCCAACAGTTCTTCATTAAATCTGTTATATAATAAAGTAGTAGAGGAATGTAACAATTTATCCTCTTCATAAACAGCCATTGAAAGGTAATTTGAAGATGTATCTAAAAACAAAGCTCTCATTAATACTATTCTAATACATTCTTAAAATTAGTCAATACCGGTTGAACCAAAGCCACCTTCACCTCTATCAGTCTCTGTAACTTTATCAGTTAGTTCCAGTTCAGCTCTAATCACCTCTGATATTACCATTTGAGCGATTCTGTCACCTTTTCGCACAACAAACGGATTATCACTTAAATTTATCAGAATAACCTTTATTTCACCTCTATAGTCAGCATCTATTGTACCGGGTGTATTCAAAACTGTTATACCATGTTTTAGTGCTAAACCACTCCTTGGCCTAATCTGAGCTTCATAACCTAATGGAATCTCCAAATAAAGTCCTGTAGGCACAAGAGATATTTTTCCTGGATATACAGTTAGCTCTACAGCTGAACGCAAGTCTAATCCACTCGAACCAACCGACTGATAACTCGGCAACAAATCCTTATCTAGACATTTTACTTTTATTCTGACGCTTTTCATAGATATAAAAGAAAAGGGGAGATCCCCCTTTACACCAAATTTTTTCTACTTAATTTTATTCTACCCTGATCATCTTTACCAAGATATTCGACATCTAAAGAATCACCAACTTTTACATGGTCCCTTATATTCTCAATTCTCTCTTTGCTAAACTGAGAAACATGCAAAAGCCCTTCTACACCAGGGAATAGCTCTACAAAAGCACCATAATCAACAACTCTTTTGACTTTTGCGTTGTAGATTTTACCAACTGTCAACTCTTGAGTAACAGCTTCAATCATCTCAATGGCACTATCTATCGCTTCTTTATTATTACCAAAAATATGAAGCTCACCTTCTTCTAAAATATCTATTTTCACACCAGTTTTATCAATTATCGATTTAATAGTTTTTCCAGCTGGACCAATTAACAAACCAACTTTTTCTGGGTTTATCTTAACCTTAACAAATCTTGGAGCTTTAGGTGAAACTTCTTCTCTAGGTTTTGCTAAAACAGCTTTCATTTTTTGAAGTATAAATAATCTACCTTCTTTTGCCTGAGCAAGAGCTTTCTCTAAAATCTCTCTTTTTAACCCTTTTATTTTTATATCCATTTGTAGAGCTGTTATACCAGTTTCAGTACCAGTCACCTTAAAATCCATATCACCTAAATGATCTTCAATCCCCATAATATCACTTAATATTACATAATTATCATCACCTTCGTAAATAAGCCCCATTGCAATACCAGCTACAACATCCTTTATTGGAACACCCGCATCCATCAATGCTAAAGAACCACCACAAACCGTAGCCATAGAAGATGAGCCATTAGACTCAAGTATTTCAGAAACGACTCGAATTGTATAAGGGAATTCATCTTCACCTGGCAACATGGATGCAAGAGCTCTTTCTGCTAAAAAACCGTGTCCGATTTCTCTTCTACCTGGGGCTCTTAGAAAACCTATCTCACCTACTGAAAATGGTGGAAAATTATAATGCAACATAAATCTCTTATACGTTTCACCTTCTAAATCATCTAAAAGTTGACTATCAAACTTTGTCCCAAGAGTAGCGGTTACTAATGCCTGTGTTTCGCCTCTAGTAAAAAGAGCTGAACCATGGGCACATGGAAGCAAATCAACTTCGATATCTATTGGTCTTATTTCAGTATAAGTCCTTCCATCGACCCTTTTACCAGAATTCAATGTTATATCTCTAAAAACTTTCTTTTCTACTTCTTGATAAAGTTCATTATAGTAACCTTTATTCTCTTCAAACTCATCACCAAGTTCTTCTTTGAGTTTCTCAAAATACTCTTCTTTTACCTTATCTATCGCCTCATATTTTTCCAACTTACCAGGGATCAAAACAGCTTCTTTTAACTTATCACCTATCTCATCGTATAACTTATTTAAGTCATCTTCAGAAACAGAGAAATCCATATACTCAAATTTTTCTTTGCCAATCTCATCTCTCATCCTTTTTTGAACTTCAACTAACTTTTTAATAGCCTCATGACCAAATTCAAGAGCATTAACTACATCTTCTTCACTGCAGTTTTTCATCCCAGCTTCAACCATTACTATAGAATCTTCTGTACCAGCAACAACGATATTCATCTCTAAATCATCAAAAATAGCAGCAGAAGGATTAATTACATACTCACCATTAATTTTGCCAACCCTTACTGCACCAATTGGCCCTTCAAAAGGGATATCAGAAATCATCAACGCTGCACTTGCCGCATTTAAAGCTAAAATATCTGTAGAGTTAACCTGGTCGCTTGATACCACCGTTGCAATAATCTGCGTTTCATTTCTAAACCCTTCAGGGAAAAGTGGCCTTATAGGTCTATCAATTAATCTAGATATCAGTGTTTCCTTATCACTCGGCTTACCTTCTCTTTTTATAAATCCACCAGGGATTTTCCCAACAGCATAAAACTTCTCTATGTAGTTTACGGTTAGTGGGAAAAAGTCAAGGTTTTCGGATGCTTCTTTTGAAGCAACAGCTGTTACCAATACAACTGAGCCACCCTGTTTAATCCATATACTACCATTAGCTTGTTTTGCTTTCCATCCTGTTTCAAAAATTATAGGCTCACTATCTTCGGTTAACTTCACTTCATAATTAAATATTTTCTTTTCCATAAATTACTTCCTTAATCCAAGTGCCTCAATCAGATTTTTATACCTGTTAAAGTCTTTCTTTCTAAGATAGTCAAGAAGCTTCCTTCTTTGACCAACAAGCATCAAAAGCCCTCTTCTTGAATGATGATCTTTTGGATGCTGTTTAAAATGCTCAGTTAAATACTTAATCCTCTCAGTTAAAAGAGCTACCTGAACTTCAGGAGAACCAGTATCCCCTTCATGTCTTTTGAATTTCTCAATAATCTCTTGTTTTTTTACTGAATCTAAAGCCATTACACACCTCCATTTTTAAACCTAAAGATTATATTTATATTTTTTAAAAACTCAACAAAAATTATACTCAAACTATAAAATTTCTTATAACACATGCTCAATCTTTAACGGATAAACAGAACCTTCAACTTTTTTTGCAATAGCAAAAATATTCCCTTTTATATCAGACATAAAATAATGATTATAATCTTGCGTAAGTGGAAATTTTAAATACATTGTCCTTCTAAGTTTCCCCCCATTTTTAGCAAGTTTTAAAAACTCATCTTTTACAACCGCTACTGGAAAATTTAAAACTTCTTTAATATCAAGCATAAAAGAGTAATCATCATTCTTAATCATTTCCTCAATTTGCTCAAGCTTATAGGATTGCTTTATATTAAACACACCACTTTTAGTCCTTAATAAATTAGTCATTGTAGCAAAACACCCAAGCCTATTACCTAGCTCATTTATAAAACTTCTTACATACGTACCTCTTGAGCACAATATTTTAATTACACAGTTTGGATAACTATAATCTATCAATTCTATATGATAAATAATTGAAATACGAGTACCAGCATCAAAATCTTTATTTTCTCTAGCTAATTTATAAGCTCTTTCACCATTTATTTTCACTGCTGAAAATTTTGGCACAGGAAGCTCTATATTACCAATCATCCCAGATAAAACATTATTTATTTCCTCTTTTAAGGGAATATTATCACTATTTTCATCAATAGTTTCACCAGTAATATCAAATGTATCTGTTTTAATCCCCAATCTTAGTTCAGCTATATACTCTTTTTCATTTTCATTTAAGTATTTGATAAGCTTAGTTGCTTTGTTCAAACACACAGGTAAAACACCTTCCGCAATCGGATCAAGCGTACCCGTATGGCCACACTTCTTCACATTTAAAATTTTTCTTAGTTTATCAATCGCTTTAAATGAGCTGATATTTTTTTCTTTATATAAGACTACAATGCCGTTAAGAATCATGAAGCTTTTTAATAATATTATCTATTTTTAAACCCTCATCAACTACATCATCAATATAAAATTCTAATGACGGAATCTTCTTCAGCCTTAAGGATTTTTTGATATTTTCTCGTAAAAACCCTTTACTTCTATTCAAACCCTTCAAAACATCATTTAAATCCATTTCCAAATCATAAGATCTAAAATATATTTTAGCTAAACTTAGATCATTACTTACCTTTACAGCAGTAATTATCACAGATTTAACTAAAGGGTCTTTAACTTCATAAATAATAAGTTTTGATAATTCTTCTCTAATTAACTCTGATACTCTTCTTGCTCTGTACCCTTTTTCCATCTATAAAATTTCCTCTCTTATACTTAAAATATTAATATAAGCAAAATTTTCAAAAAAATTCACAACCTTTTGTAAAATTTCATCCACAAAGTTTCTACTATCAGAAACAGTAACTACTGCTAACACACTTCTATTCCAAATATCTTTCTCACCAATTTCAGAAATAGAAACATTAAATTTATTTTTAATCTTAGTTTTTAAACTGTTTAAAACTCTCCTTTTCTCTTTTAAAGAAAAAGCATCAGGAATTTCTATTTCAAACACCAGAGAGCCTATTATACATGTATTATTTTTCATCACCACTGTTCACATCATCTAATGTTCTTTTCTCTTCCACAAGTTCATAAACTTCTAAAATATCC is a window encoding:
- a CDS encoding lysophospholipid acyltransferase family protein; this translates as MILSLYCWLALYICTALIIIIGAPFEIFRIKFSNRSFYRKLGYYWGVWCLKSTFTKYKVSGLENIDFKKNYIVMGNHLSYFDIFLVFVALKDKVVFMAKKELFSLPFFGWVLKRMDFIPVNRENPREALKSLIAASKLLKEGDSILMFPEGTRSKDGKLQEFKQGGFILAKRSNLDILPFVIKGTDKVLRKDSKKINPFQKVEIKILPPISSQDKKTGELLVAVREAIESELNG
- a CDS encoding dihydrolipoyl dehydrogenase family protein; this translates as MNKYDVIILGAGPAGIASAKRLADFGKKLLIIDSSIGASYLQKGSVLSNSVLYYSYLYDIFQSKIRNFLNIDAKDVSIDLKKLKKQIDNIRNKLSKTFINEISNHQNIDICHSEAEFASEKSVLADGKEFFFENLIIATGSNPINLKTTNKINFLSLENFLNVKSIPEKIAIIGGGYIGVEIAMIFKRFGSQVIIIEKNDRLLKDFDDFIVKKFEDNIKKDGVEVLKNCYPDKIEKIGNKTIIFLCNGEQIETNEIFVAIGRKPNIDNLKLENAQIKLTKDGNIKLNRYLQTTNKSVYVIGDATGFNMFVNWSYKSSEIVCENILGGKKSYKNVIIPKLIYSDPEIAGIGLTEIEAKNQKYDYGVVKYNYADVEKSAILGYSKGIIKVIFDKKSNRVIGAHILGKSASELINVFGLMIQLKVDVDKMKECIFNNPLFASILTDISEAIKEKISDS
- the ahcY gene encoding adenosylhomocysteinase, whose translation is MDFDIKDIGLAEIGKKRILWADKDMPVLRKIRDRFEKEKPLDSIKMSCCLHVTAETANLVRTLKAGGADVVLCASNPLSTQDDVAASLVKDFEIPVFAIKGEDNESYYKHIKSAIEHSPNITMDDGADLVSEILKNYPELHGQILGSMEETTTGVIRLKAMEKDGVLKFPVIAVNDVQTKFMFDNRYGTGQSTLDGIIRATDVLLAGKVFVVAGYGWCGRGLAERARGMGANVIVTEVNPIRALEAAMDGFRVMKMIDAVKEADIVCTVTGDIHVLRREHFEVMKDGCYICNSGHFDVEIDIPALESLATEINKNVRNFVDEYVLKDGRKLYLLAEGRLVNLGAAEGHPANVMDMSFATQALASEYVLKNKGKLDKKVYVLPKEIEDDIAFTKLETMGITIDELTEEQKEYLSSWEIGT
- the metK gene encoding methionine adenosyltransferase, whose translation is MERKKYVFTSESVTEGHPDKVADQISDAILDAMLKDDPYSRVACETMVTTGLAVVAGEITTRTYVDIPGLVRETIKEIGYTRAKYGFDYETCAVITTIDKQSPDIAMGVDTGGAGDQGLMFGFACDETEELMPLPIMLAHKICKQLSVVRKQGILDYLRPDGKSQVTIQYEGFKPVKIDTIVVSTQHSPDVKLKDLKEDVIEKVIKPVVPQELLDEEHVTYHINPTGRFVIGGPMGDCGLTGRKIIVDTYGGVGRHGGGCFSGKDPSKVDRSAAYAARWVAKNIVAAGLARRCEIQLAYAIGVAYPVSIMVNTFGTGIIPDEEIEKIVKQVFDLTPKGIIEALDLRKPIYKQTAAYGHFGRKEFSWEQTNKADELKELAGKLGA
- the rimI gene encoding ribosomal protein S18-alanine N-acetyltransferase translates to MIRLATHNDLEDIYNIEVEVYDDPWSLESFENELESSTSYVYVYEEEQIIGFVIYWDLGEEVEIANIAVKKSFQGKGVGRKLLDFVLNNTDALYYYLEVESNNEKAIKLYTSFGFLEYNFRKHYYGLNRHAKLMKLIKG
- the tsaB gene encoding tRNA (adenosine(37)-N6)-threonylcarbamoyltransferase complex dimerization subunit type 1 TsaB, with the protein product MRALFLDTSSNYLSMAVYEEDKLLHSSTTLLYNRFNEELLDYLDFVLKKINISINDIEVFYVVSGPGSFTGIRIGVSTLLGLALSQDKSLYGITSLDATALVINKFYLKDKFTLKYKLRLNEYAVRSYDFSTMNFSEYLVKDIKEISEEAINLSDLEIPLTYSIMNKNFEQFIVSYNPFYMRKSQAEINFDKASNA
- the dut gene encoding dUTP diphosphatase, with the protein product MKSVRIKVKCLDKDLLPSYQSVGSSGLDLRSAVELTVYPGKISLVPTGLYLEIPLGYEAQIRPRSGLALKHGITVLNTPGTIDADYRGEIKVILINLSDNPFVVRKGDRIAQMVISEVIRAELELTDKVTETDRGEGGFGSTGID
- the pnp gene encoding polyribonucleotide nucleotidyltransferase codes for the protein MEKKIFNYEVKLTEDSEPIIFETGWKAKQANGSIWIKQGGSVVLVTAVASKEASENLDFFPLTVNYIEKFYAVGKIPGGFIKREGKPSDKETLISRLIDRPIRPLFPEGFRNETQIIATVVSSDQVNSTDILALNAASAALMISDIPFEGPIGAVRVGKINGEYVINPSAAIFDDLEMNIVVAGTEDSIVMVEAGMKNCSEEDVVNALEFGHEAIKKLVEVQKRMRDEIGKEKFEYMDFSVSEDDLNKLYDEIGDKLKEAVLIPGKLEKYEAIDKVKEEYFEKLKEELGDEFEENKGYYNELYQEVEKKVFRDITLNSGKRVDGRTYTEIRPIDIEVDLLPCAHGSALFTRGETQALVTATLGTKFDSQLLDDLEGETYKRFMLHYNFPPFSVGEIGFLRAPGRREIGHGFLAERALASMLPGEDEFPYTIRVVSEILESNGSSSMATVCGGSLALMDAGVPIKDVVAGIAMGLIYEGDDNYVILSDIMGIEDHLGDMDFKVTGTETGITALQMDIKIKGLKREILEKALAQAKEGRLFILQKMKAVLAKPREEVSPKAPRFVKVKINPEKVGLLIGPAGKTIKSIIDKTGVKIDILEEGELHIFGNNKEAIDSAIEMIEAVTQELTVGKIYNAKVKRVVDYGAFVELFPGVEGLLHVSQFSKERIENIRDHVKVGDSLDVEYLGKDDQGRIKLSRKNLV
- the rpsO gene encoding 30S ribosomal protein S15; translation: MALDSVKKQEIIEKFKRHEGDTGSPEVQVALLTERIKYLTEHFKQHPKDHHSRRGLLMLVGQRRKLLDYLRKKDFNRYKNLIEALGLRK
- the truB gene encoding tRNA pseudouridine(55) synthase TruB, with protein sequence MILNGIVVLYKEKNISSFKAIDKLRKILNVKKCGHTGTLDPIAEGVLPVCLNKATKLIKYLNENEKEYIAELRLGIKTDTFDITGETIDENSDNIPLKEEINNVLSGMIGNIELPVPKFSAVKINGERAYKLARENKDFDAGTRISIIYHIELIDYSYPNCVIKILCSRGTYVRSFINELGNRLGCFATMTNLLRTKSGVFNIKQSYKLEQIEEMIKNDDYSFMLDIKEVLNFPVAVVKDEFLKLAKNGGKLRRTMYLKFPLTQDYNHYFMSDIKGNIFAIAKKVEGSVYPLKIEHVL
- the rbfA gene encoding 30S ribosome-binding factor RbfA, with the translated sequence MEKGYRARRVSELIREELSKLIIYEVKDPLVKSVIITAVKVSNDLSLAKIYFRSYDLEMDLNDVLKGLNRSKGFLRENIKKSLRLKKIPSLEFYIDDVVDEGLKIDNIIKKLHDS
- a CDS encoding DUF503 domain-containing protein, with the translated sequence MKNNTCIIGSLVFEIEIPDAFSLKEKRRVLNSLKTKIKNKFNVSISEIGEKDIWNRSVLAVVTVSDSRNFVDEILQKVVNFFENFAYINILSIREEIL